A part of Timaviella obliquedivisa GSE-PSE-MK23-08B genomic DNA contains:
- a CDS encoding ABC-F family ATP-binding cassette domain-containing protein: MSIFTLQSVKKDFGIKEILKDANFSLNSTDKVGLIGTNGSGKSTFLKMIAGLESIDDGKLLFNSGVRIVYLPQQPDLDESRTVLEQVFADSGEQMTLVREYEAISDQLTHGQGDQNKLMDRLSEVTHRMDAIGAWDLETNAKIILTKLGIDDFSAVIGNLSGGYRKRIALATALLSEPDVLLMDEPTNHLDALSVEWLQSYLNRYRGALLLITHDRYFLDRVTNRILEIDRGDLYSYDGNYSYYLEKKAQAEESNINTQRKHRGLLRRELEWLQRGAKARSTKQKARIDRAHDLQNKEFKQVQGKVDITTAGRRIGKKVVELANVSKGYNGRTLIKDFTYDFTPEDRIGIIGGNGAGKSTLMDIITGRVQPDSGKVELGSTIHIGYFDQHSDDLAINPEQRVIDYLKEVAELVKTSDGSIITASQMLERFLFPGNQQYAPINKLSGGERRRLFLLRVLMSAPNLLILDEPTNDLDVQTLAVLEEYLEEFNGCVIVVSHDRYFLDRTVETIFALQPSGELRQYPGNYSVYLEYRKADEEAESQGRGEGQKEKKTEKPEEPAAQNNSNSVAASPATLNAIAVKTRKLSYKEKRELETLGTQIPKMEDEKIELATLLYQNPPSDFSEVKQISERLSELEKSIDKATERWLILSESES, from the coding sequence ATGAGTATTTTCACACTGCAATCAGTAAAAAAAGATTTTGGCATCAAAGAGATTCTCAAAGATGCTAACTTTAGCCTCAACAGTACCGATAAAGTTGGCTTGATCGGCACAAATGGGTCTGGCAAATCGACCTTTCTTAAAATGATTGCGGGTTTAGAGTCCATCGACGATGGCAAGCTTTTATTTAACTCTGGGGTTCGCATTGTCTATTTGCCTCAGCAACCTGATCTTGATGAAAGTCGAACTGTTCTAGAGCAAGTTTTTGCCGACAGCGGTGAACAAATGACCTTAGTCCGAGAATATGAAGCAATTTCCGATCAACTGACCCACGGTCAAGGAGATCAGAATAAGCTCATGGATCGGCTCTCTGAAGTGACTCATCGTATGGATGCGATCGGGGCATGGGATTTAGAAACTAATGCCAAAATTATTCTCACTAAATTAGGCATTGATGATTTTAGCGCCGTCATTGGGAACCTTTCGGGCGGCTATCGTAAACGCATTGCCCTCGCCACTGCGCTCCTCTCTGAACCTGATGTGCTGCTCATGGATGAGCCGACTAACCATCTCGATGCTCTGTCGGTAGAATGGCTCCAGAGCTATTTGAATCGATATCGCGGTGCGTTATTGCTGATTACTCACGATCGCTATTTTCTCGATCGCGTTACCAATCGGATTCTAGAAATCGATCGCGGTGATCTTTATTCCTATGACGGCAACTATTCCTACTACTTAGAAAAAAAAGCCCAAGCCGAAGAATCTAACATCAATACTCAACGCAAGCACCGAGGGCTACTGCGAAGAGAATTAGAATGGCTGCAACGGGGCGCAAAAGCGCGGAGTACTAAACAAAAAGCGCGGATCGATCGCGCCCATGATCTGCAAAACAAGGAATTTAAACAAGTCCAGGGCAAGGTTGATATTACAACTGCGGGACGGCGAATTGGCAAAAAGGTCGTTGAACTGGCTAATGTCTCTAAAGGCTATAACGGGCGAACGCTAATTAAAGATTTCACCTATGATTTCACTCCCGAAGATCGCATCGGTATCATTGGCGGCAACGGTGCAGGCAAATCTACGTTGATGGATATCATTACTGGGCGAGTACAACCCGACTCTGGCAAAGTTGAACTGGGCAGCACTATTCACATTGGTTACTTCGACCAGCATTCCGATGATCTGGCTATCAATCCTGAACAGCGCGTTATTGATTATTTGAAAGAAGTTGCAGAACTGGTTAAAACTTCTGATGGTTCTATCATTACTGCCTCTCAAATGCTGGAGCGCTTTTTGTTTCCAGGCAACCAGCAGTATGCTCCCATCAACAAGCTTTCTGGAGGCGAACGCCGTCGCTTGTTTCTGCTGCGGGTTTTAATGAGCGCCCCAAACTTGCTCATTCTAGACGAGCCAACCAACGATTTAGATGTCCAAACTCTGGCGGTTTTAGAAGAATATCTAGAGGAGTTTAACGGCTGTGTCATTGTCGTTTCTCACGATCGCTACTTCCTCGATCGCACGGTAGAAACTATCTTTGCTCTCCAGCCTAGCGGCGAACTTCGTCAATATCCTGGCAACTACTCGGTCTACTTAGAATATCGGAAAGCTGACGAAGAAGCCGAATCACAAGGAAGGGGAGAAGGACAAAAAGAGAAAAAGACCGAGAAACCTGAAGAGCCTGCGGCTCAGAACAATTCAAATAGCGTTGCCGCAAGTCCTGCTACATTAAATGCGATCGCAGTAAAAACTCGAAAACTCTCCTACAAAGAGAAGCGTGAACTAGAAACTTTAGGAACTCAGATCCCCAAAATGGAAGATGAGAAGATTGAACTTGCAACGCTTCTTTACCAAAATCCTCCCAGTGATTTTTCTGAAGTTAAACAGATTTCTGAACGGTTATCGGAACTAGAAAAATCTATTGATAAAGCCACTGAACGCTGGCTCATTTTATCTGAGTCAGAATCTTAA
- a CDS encoding ATP-binding cassette domain-containing protein produces the protein MLRLEHINKTYPTGEVLKDVSWEVKTGDRIGLVGVNGAGKSTQLKIIAGEIEPTSGEIIRPSSLHIAYLSQEFDVDPGRTVREEFWQAFAEANQVNKALMQVHHDMESASPNELEDLIHKMDKFQRKFEGLDGYGLESRIDKLMPELGFELDDGDRLVEAFSGGWQMRMGLGKILLQSPDLLLLDEPTNHLDLETIEWLENYLKGLNTPMVIVSHDREFLDRLCTQIVETERGVSTTYLGNYSAYLLQKEEAQLAQLSAFERQQKELEKQQTFVDRFRASATRSTQAKSREKQLDKIERIDAPIAGVKTLRFQFPPAPRSGREVVIIENLTHAYGEKILFLGAELLVERGDRIAFVGPNGAGKSTLLHLMTGIEQPSEGTVKLGDHNVISGYFEQNQAEALDLEKTVMETIHDEVPDWKNEEVRTLLGRFLFSNETVFKKVGALSGGEKARLALAKMLLRPANLLILDEPTNHLDIPAKEMLEDALKAYDGTAIVVSHDRYFISQVATKIVEIRDGELRVYRGDYHYYLDKIAEEKEKVKLEAIAAERAAKESVKRDKQKQKEKSRKG, from the coding sequence ATGCTGCGCTTGGAACATATTAATAAAACCTACCCCACAGGCGAAGTTCTCAAAGACGTGAGTTGGGAAGTTAAAACAGGCGATCGCATTGGATTGGTCGGCGTAAACGGCGCAGGCAAATCGACCCAGCTTAAAATTATCGCAGGCGAAATAGAGCCAACCTCTGGTGAGATCATTCGCCCTTCTAGCCTTCACATTGCCTACCTGAGTCAAGAATTTGATGTTGATCCCGGTCGCACCGTGCGAGAAGAATTTTGGCAAGCTTTCGCTGAAGCTAATCAGGTCAACAAAGCCTTGATGCAAGTTCATCATGACATGGAGTCGGCAAGCCCTAATGAACTAGAAGATTTGATCCACAAGATGGACAAATTTCAGCGCAAGTTTGAGGGGCTAGATGGCTATGGACTGGAGTCGCGCATTGACAAGCTGATGCCAGAACTAGGGTTTGAATTAGATGATGGCGATCGCCTGGTGGAAGCGTTTAGCGGCGGTTGGCAAATGCGCATGGGTCTAGGCAAAATTTTGCTCCAGTCTCCCGACTTGCTGCTCCTAGACGAGCCAACCAACCACTTGGATCTAGAAACCATTGAGTGGCTAGAAAATTACCTGAAGGGGCTGAACACACCCATGGTCATTGTCTCCCATGACCGAGAATTTCTCGATCGCCTGTGCACTCAAATTGTTGAAACCGAGCGCGGCGTATCGACGACCTATTTAGGTAACTACAGCGCTTATTTGCTGCAAAAAGAAGAAGCACAGCTGGCTCAACTCAGCGCCTTTGAACGGCAACAAAAGGAGCTAGAAAAACAACAAACCTTTGTCGATCGCTTTCGGGCGAGCGCTACACGCAGCACCCAGGCAAAAAGCCGCGAGAAACAGCTTGATAAGATTGAGCGAATTGATGCCCCAATTGCCGGGGTAAAAACGTTGCGGTTCCAATTTCCTCCGGCACCCCGCAGCGGTCGAGAGGTGGTGATCATTGAAAATTTGACCCATGCCTATGGCGAAAAAATCTTGTTCTTAGGGGCTGAACTGCTGGTAGAACGCGGCGATCGCATTGCTTTCGTGGGACCCAATGGAGCCGGAAAATCCACGCTTCTACACCTAATGACGGGAATCGAACAGCCCAGCGAAGGCACTGTTAAGTTAGGGGATCACAATGTCATTTCGGGTTATTTTGAACAGAACCAAGCCGAAGCGCTGGATTTAGAAAAAACCGTTATGGAGACTATCCATGACGAAGTACCCGATTGGAAAAACGAAGAAGTTCGGACGCTTTTAGGGCGATTTCTTTTCAGTAACGAAACAGTTTTCAAGAAAGTTGGGGCGCTCAGCGGTGGCGAGAAAGCCCGTTTAGCACTCGCAAAAATGTTACTCCGTCCCGCTAACTTATTAATCTTAGACGAGCCGACCAACCACCTCGACATCCCAGCAAAAGAAATGCTGGAAGATGCTTTAAAAGCCTACGATGGCACGGCTATTGTCGTTTCCCACGATCGCTATTTCATCTCTCAAGTCGCCACTAAAATTGTCGAAATTCGGGACGGCGAACTACGGGTTTATCGCGGTGACTATCATTATTACTTAGACAAGATTGCTGAAGAAAAAGAAAAGGTAAAGTTAGAGGCGATCGCTGCAGAAAGAGCCGCCAAAGAGAGCGTCAAGCGGGATAAGCAAAAGCAAAAAGAAAAATCTAGAAAGGGTTAG